A window of Bombina bombina isolate aBomBom1 chromosome 5, aBomBom1.pri, whole genome shotgun sequence genomic DNA:
CCTAGTCAAAAACTGTATCACAGAGCGGAATGGTTTCAACTAAAAACTGCGTCAATAAAAAGTGTCACTGAGAATATTGTTGTTGAAGCTAGGGATAAAATGAAACATTGTATTTAAAATCCTAATGCCACCTAGATTATTGACAAGGGTAACAGCATGTGAGGCCGCCGTCTGTCCTCCCTATTACCTGGTAGCCCTGCCCACGGTGCTGCTGGTAATGCTGAGCGTTTCCTCCGCTGCCTCCTGGAGACTTGTTGTAAGGTGATACGTTATAGCGAGGACTGGGTCTGTGTGGTGTGCTACCCGGAGACCTATTACCAAACCTGCTTACATACGAACCCTGTGAAGGAGAAGAGCGCGGCGAGTGCCCACCACCCCCGCTCCCGTAAGGCCTGCTCGGCCTCTGCAAATACGGTGGGGATAGCGGGCTCCCGTAACCCCAGTTTGGCAACGGCGGAGGCAACATGGACCCACCGCAGCCTTGTGAAGGAGGTGGACTGCGGAAAGATCCAGGGCTCCGCATATTGTAATCTCCGCCACTGGGCGAATGACTCGGGGAACGATAATTGTGTCGCTGCATGGTGCC
This region includes:
- the MPLKIP gene encoding M-phase-specific PLK1-interacting protein, which produces MQRHNYRSPSHSPSGGDYNMRSPGSFRSPPPSQGCGGSMLPPPLPNWGYGSPLSPPYLQRPSRPYGSGGGGHSPRSSPSQGSYVSRFGNRSPGSTPHRPSPRYNVSPYNKSPGGSGGNAQHYQQHRGQGYQGSPRTSTPFGTAYGREKRVSNDVENYYKPSMLEDPWAGLKPVSITDLEQQISNEQTTYTGKKGRYFS